The genomic stretch ttgcagtctgcagacagacCCTTCTCCAACCGTTCACTCATGTCCTCTAGATGGCAGTAAAGCAGAGACTAATTAATAAACATCATCCGTTTGTTTGGACGAAACGCTCGTCGATACAGAGAAGCTAGCTAACATGTCGGAATACAACGCAGTTCAAAAAAGCTCTTTAAAACTGAAAGGAGTCTCTGTAGCAAGTAAAaagtatgtatttgttttatcttaatatttacctaaatatattattttttagctgTGTTGTGGGAAAATGTTGGCATTGCCTTTAAGACAGCCGTTAGCTGTCATGCTAGCTAGTGTTGTTGTGCGAGTTATGTAATACAACTAAGTGATTGActatgatttactttttttttaatcataggaaaaagaaaaaggacAAGGAAAGGAAGCGTTTAGAGGAGCAGGCTTTGGCCAGTCAAAACGAAGAAGGAACGAAGAAAGTTTATGTTGATAAAAGGACACCAGCACAGATTGCGTTCGACAAAATACAAGAGAAACGGGTAACTTAACGTTATGTCTGACGCATTGTATATTTATGTGATATATGTATAAGTTCTGTTATTCAGTTGACATATAATACAAGGTATTTAGGTGATTAATTGACTTCCTGTGATTTATTTCGAACGCTGAGTTATTAAATTACGTAATTTCTAATTTAAGGCTTTTTTACCGATTGAAATTGCGGTGTGACTTGGGTGGTAAAATAATATTCTCTCTTTGTAACATCCAATAGCAAATGGAAAGAATTTTAAAGAAGGCCTCCAAAACACACAAAAGAAGAGTTGAGGTAAATCTGCACTACTAATGTTGATATTCATATTTTAGGGAGcaccatgtgtgtgtttgtgagaaagagagggagggagggagggagggacaataacatattttttttgtgttacaGGATTTCAACAGACACCTGGACGCACTGACAGAGCATTACGACATTCCCAAAGTCAGCTGGACGAAATAAATATCTATGGATTTTCGACTGGGTGAATTCAGAGCAAAATCATCTGCTCTGATGTTACCATACATGCTGATTGCTTACTCTTCAACAAAGT from Carassius gibelio isolate Cgi1373 ecotype wild population from Czech Republic chromosome A22, carGib1.2-hapl.c, whole genome shotgun sequence encodes the following:
- the LOC127943417 gene encoding protein FAM32A-like; the encoded protein is MSEYNAVQKSSLKLKGVSVASKKKKKKDKERKRLEEQALASQNEEGTKKVYVDKRTPAQIAFDKIQEKRQMERILKKASKTHKRRVEDFNRHLDALTEHYDIPKVSWTK